In Juglans microcarpa x Juglans regia isolate MS1-56 chromosome 7D, Jm3101_v1.0, whole genome shotgun sequence, the following are encoded in one genomic region:
- the LOC121238813 gene encoding heterogeneous nuclear ribonucleoprotein Q-like isoform X3: MPQTKANALSAGKPVEPQKLSELEKAVESEEKVDLDEDDEPEEEEEEEEEEEEVEYEEVEEEEEVEEIEEEVEEEEEELEEAEEEDTNNAIGADVQKNNSGGEMKVEDGDEKKKHAELLALPPHGSEVYIGGIPHDTSDEDLRVFCESVGEVGEVRIMKGKDSGENKGFAFVTFRSTELASKAIDELSNKEFKGKKIKCSTSKAKHRLFIGNVPRSWGEEDLRKVVTEIGPGVTAVELVKDVKNTSNNRGFAFVDYYNHACAEYSRQKMMNPQFKLGDNAPTVSWADPKNADSSASSQVKAIYVKNLPKNITQNQLKKLFEHHGKITKVVLPPAKSGKEKSRIGFVHFAERSIAMKALKNTEKYELDGQVLECSLAKPQADEKAGGSNSQKSGLLPNYPPRVGYGMVDGAYGGLGARYGAAGFAPPMIYGRGPTPGLSMMPMLLPDGRIGYVFFELQSSSESLPEKLQLELKLQINNPRQWRY, encoded by the exons ATGCCACAGACAAAGGCAAATGCATTATCTGCTGGTAAGCCAGTTGAACCTCAAAAGTTAAGTGAGCTGGAAAAGGCAGTCGAATCTGAAGAGAAGGTTGATCTTGATGAAGACGATGAgcctgaggaggaggaggaggaggaggaggaggaggaggaggttgAGTATGAAGAggtagaggaggaggaggaagttgaagaaattgaagaagaggtggaagaagaagaggaggaactGGAAGAAGCCGAAGAGGAGGATACTAATAATGCTATTGGAGCTGATGTACAGAAAAACAATAGCGGTGGTGAGATGAAGGTTGAAGATGGGGACGAGAAGAAAAAACATGCTGAACTTCTTGCCCTTCCTCCACATGGTTCTGAAGTATACATAGGCGGCATTCCCCATGATACTTCGGATGAGGATTTGAGAGTTTTTTGTGAATCTGTCGGAGAAGTGGGAGAG GTTCGAATTATGAAAGGCAAAGATTCAGGTGAGAACAAGGGCTTTGCATTTGTGACCTTTAGAAGTACAGAATTAGCATCTAAAGCTATTGATGAGCTGAGTAACAAAGAATTTAAG ggtaaaaaaataaaatgttcaaCGTCAAAAGCAAAGCACCGTTTATTCATTGGTAATGTTCCTAGAAGCTGGGGAGAGGAGGATCTGAGGAAAGTTGTCACTGAGATAGGACCCGGAGTTACTGCTGTGGAACTGGTTAAG GATGTAAAGAACACCAGCAATAACAGAGGCTTTGCTTTTGTTGACTATTATAATCATGCATGTGCTGAGTATTCAAGGCAAAAGATGATGAACCCACAATTTAAGCTAGGTGATAATGCCCCAACCGTGAGTTGGGCTGACCCAAAAAATGCTGATTCTTCTGCTTCTTCACAG GTGAAGGCAATATACGTGAAGAATTTGCCAAAGAATATAACACAAAACCAGTTAAAGAAGCTTTTTGAACATCATGGTAAAATCACAAAAGTGGTTCTGCCACCTGCCAAATCTGGAAAGGAAAAAAGTAGAATAGGTTTTGTACATTTTGCAGAGAGGTCAATTGCTATGAAGGCACTGAAGAATACAGAAAAATACGAACTAGATG GCCAAGTTTTGGAGTGTTCTCTTGCAAAACCACAAGCAGATGAAAAGGCTGGAGGGTCAAATTCACAGAAGTCAGGATTGCTTCCAAATTATCCCCCTCGTGTTGGTTATGGTATGGTCGATGGTGCCTATGGTGGTCTTGGTGCACGATATGGTGCTGCAGGCTTTGCACCG CCAATGATCTATGGAAGGGGACCAACTCCTGGCTTGTCAATGATGCCAATGCTTCTGCCAGATGGACGGATTGGATATGTTTT TTTTGAGTTACAATCTTCATCAGAATCGCTCCCTGAAAAGCTACAACTG GAACTTAAACTACAGATCAATAATCCGAGACAATGGAGATACTAG
- the LOC121238813 gene encoding heterogeneous nuclear ribonucleoprotein Q-like isoform X2 — MPQTKANALSAGKPVEPQKLSELEKAVESEEKVDLDEDDEPEEEEEEEEEEEEVEYEEVEEEEEVEEIEEEVEEEEEELEEAEEEDTNNAIGADVQKNNSGGEMKVEDGDEKKKHAELLALPPHGSEVYIGGIPHDTSDEDLRVFCESVGEVGEVRIMKGKDSGENKGFAFVTFRSTELASKAIDELSNKEFKGKKIKCSTSKAKHRLFIGNVPRSWGEEDLRKVVTEIGPGVTAVELVKDVKNTSNNRGFAFVDYYNHACAEYSRQKMMNPQFKLGDNAPTVSWADPKNADSSASSQVKAIYVKNLPKNITQNQLKKLFEHHGKITKVVLPPAKSGKEKSRIGFVHFAERSIAMKALKNTEKYELDGQVLECSLAKPQADEKAGGSNSQKSGLLPNYPPRVGYGMVDGAYGGLGARYGAAGFAPPMIYGRGPTPGLSMMPMLLPDGRIGYVFFELQSSSESLPEKLQLATARSTTTYCFTSKKCHQGWWWKWQQE; from the exons ATGCCACAGACAAAGGCAAATGCATTATCTGCTGGTAAGCCAGTTGAACCTCAAAAGTTAAGTGAGCTGGAAAAGGCAGTCGAATCTGAAGAGAAGGTTGATCTTGATGAAGACGATGAgcctgaggaggaggaggaggaggaggaggaggaggaggaggttgAGTATGAAGAggtagaggaggaggaggaagttgaagaaattgaagaagaggtggaagaagaagaggaggaactGGAAGAAGCCGAAGAGGAGGATACTAATAATGCTATTGGAGCTGATGTACAGAAAAACAATAGCGGTGGTGAGATGAAGGTTGAAGATGGGGACGAGAAGAAAAAACATGCTGAACTTCTTGCCCTTCCTCCACATGGTTCTGAAGTATACATAGGCGGCATTCCCCATGATACTTCGGATGAGGATTTGAGAGTTTTTTGTGAATCTGTCGGAGAAGTGGGAGAG GTTCGAATTATGAAAGGCAAAGATTCAGGTGAGAACAAGGGCTTTGCATTTGTGACCTTTAGAAGTACAGAATTAGCATCTAAAGCTATTGATGAGCTGAGTAACAAAGAATTTAAG ggtaaaaaaataaaatgttcaaCGTCAAAAGCAAAGCACCGTTTATTCATTGGTAATGTTCCTAGAAGCTGGGGAGAGGAGGATCTGAGGAAAGTTGTCACTGAGATAGGACCCGGAGTTACTGCTGTGGAACTGGTTAAG GATGTAAAGAACACCAGCAATAACAGAGGCTTTGCTTTTGTTGACTATTATAATCATGCATGTGCTGAGTATTCAAGGCAAAAGATGATGAACCCACAATTTAAGCTAGGTGATAATGCCCCAACCGTGAGTTGGGCTGACCCAAAAAATGCTGATTCTTCTGCTTCTTCACAG GTGAAGGCAATATACGTGAAGAATTTGCCAAAGAATATAACACAAAACCAGTTAAAGAAGCTTTTTGAACATCATGGTAAAATCACAAAAGTGGTTCTGCCACCTGCCAAATCTGGAAAGGAAAAAAGTAGAATAGGTTTTGTACATTTTGCAGAGAGGTCAATTGCTATGAAGGCACTGAAGAATACAGAAAAATACGAACTAGATG GCCAAGTTTTGGAGTGTTCTCTTGCAAAACCACAAGCAGATGAAAAGGCTGGAGGGTCAAATTCACAGAAGTCAGGATTGCTTCCAAATTATCCCCCTCGTGTTGGTTATGGTATGGTCGATGGTGCCTATGGTGGTCTTGGTGCACGATATGGTGCTGCAGGCTTTGCACCG CCAATGATCTATGGAAGGGGACCAACTCCTGGCTTGTCAATGATGCCAATGCTTCTGCCAGATGGACGGATTGGATATGTTTT TTTTGAGTTACAATCTTCATCAGAATCGCTCCCTGAAAAGCTACAACTG GCAACAGCCAGGAGCACAACCACATATTGCTTCACATCAAAGAAGTGTCATCAGGGGTGGTGGTGGAAATGGCAACAAGAGTAG
- the LOC121238813 gene encoding heterogeneous nuclear ribonucleoprotein Q-like isoform X1: MPQTKANALSAGKPVEPQKLSELEKAVESEEKVDLDEDDEPEEEEEEEEEEEEVEYEEVEEEEEVEEIEEEVEEEEEELEEAEEEDTNNAIGADVQKNNSGGEMKVEDGDEKKKHAELLALPPHGSEVYIGGIPHDTSDEDLRVFCESVGEVGEVRIMKGKDSGENKGFAFVTFRSTELASKAIDELSNKEFKGKKIKCSTSKAKHRLFIGNVPRSWGEEDLRKVVTEIGPGVTAVELVKDVKNTSNNRGFAFVDYYNHACAEYSRQKMMNPQFKLGDNAPTVSWADPKNADSSASSQVKAIYVKNLPKNITQNQLKKLFEHHGKITKVVLPPAKSGKEKSRIGFVHFAERSIAMKALKNTEKYELDGQVLECSLAKPQADEKAGGSNSQKSGLLPNYPPRVGYGMVDGAYGGLGARYGAAGFAPPMIYGRGPTPGLSMMPMLLPDGRIGYVLQQPGAQPHIASHQRSVIRGGGGNGNKSSVSSSRGRHNNDGGHGRRYRPY; the protein is encoded by the exons ATGCCACAGACAAAGGCAAATGCATTATCTGCTGGTAAGCCAGTTGAACCTCAAAAGTTAAGTGAGCTGGAAAAGGCAGTCGAATCTGAAGAGAAGGTTGATCTTGATGAAGACGATGAgcctgaggaggaggaggaggaggaggaggaggaggaggaggttgAGTATGAAGAggtagaggaggaggaggaagttgaagaaattgaagaagaggtggaagaagaagaggaggaactGGAAGAAGCCGAAGAGGAGGATACTAATAATGCTATTGGAGCTGATGTACAGAAAAACAATAGCGGTGGTGAGATGAAGGTTGAAGATGGGGACGAGAAGAAAAAACATGCTGAACTTCTTGCCCTTCCTCCACATGGTTCTGAAGTATACATAGGCGGCATTCCCCATGATACTTCGGATGAGGATTTGAGAGTTTTTTGTGAATCTGTCGGAGAAGTGGGAGAG GTTCGAATTATGAAAGGCAAAGATTCAGGTGAGAACAAGGGCTTTGCATTTGTGACCTTTAGAAGTACAGAATTAGCATCTAAAGCTATTGATGAGCTGAGTAACAAAGAATTTAAG ggtaaaaaaataaaatgttcaaCGTCAAAAGCAAAGCACCGTTTATTCATTGGTAATGTTCCTAGAAGCTGGGGAGAGGAGGATCTGAGGAAAGTTGTCACTGAGATAGGACCCGGAGTTACTGCTGTGGAACTGGTTAAG GATGTAAAGAACACCAGCAATAACAGAGGCTTTGCTTTTGTTGACTATTATAATCATGCATGTGCTGAGTATTCAAGGCAAAAGATGATGAACCCACAATTTAAGCTAGGTGATAATGCCCCAACCGTGAGTTGGGCTGACCCAAAAAATGCTGATTCTTCTGCTTCTTCACAG GTGAAGGCAATATACGTGAAGAATTTGCCAAAGAATATAACACAAAACCAGTTAAAGAAGCTTTTTGAACATCATGGTAAAATCACAAAAGTGGTTCTGCCACCTGCCAAATCTGGAAAGGAAAAAAGTAGAATAGGTTTTGTACATTTTGCAGAGAGGTCAATTGCTATGAAGGCACTGAAGAATACAGAAAAATACGAACTAGATG GCCAAGTTTTGGAGTGTTCTCTTGCAAAACCACAAGCAGATGAAAAGGCTGGAGGGTCAAATTCACAGAAGTCAGGATTGCTTCCAAATTATCCCCCTCGTGTTGGTTATGGTATGGTCGATGGTGCCTATGGTGGTCTTGGTGCACGATATGGTGCTGCAGGCTTTGCACCG CCAATGATCTATGGAAGGGGACCAACTCCTGGCTTGTCAATGATGCCAATGCTTCTGCCAGATGGACGGATTGGATATGTTTT GCAACAGCCAGGAGCACAACCACATATTGCTTCACATCAAAGAAGTGTCATCAGGGGTGGTGGTGGAAATGGCAACAAGAGTAGTGTCAGTTCAAGCAGGGGAAGGCACAACAATGATGGTGGCCATGGGCGCAGGTATCGCCCATATTAG